A genomic window from Silene latifolia isolate original U9 population chromosome Y, ASM4854445v1, whole genome shotgun sequence includes:
- the LOC141632146 gene encoding uncharacterized protein LOC141632146: protein MTHKHIFEAVDKSLKDVMRVVNERNAKLPFGGKVVVFGADFRQTLPVVSKGSRADVVRVSLCSSYLWPSCKVLRLTKNIRFQVGRTSDNVDDIRIFSEWILEIGDGLAGGENDGKVDLQFPDDLLIQHVADLIASIVNVTYPDLQNQLWNPDYLQERAILAPTHEIVEAVNDYVLSKIDEDEVIYLSSDEVSNNDRGMGDPDLHSTKYLNSIKCSGLPNHQLKLKVGVMVMLLRNIDQSRGLCNGTRLIVTN from the exons ATGACTCACAAACATATCTTCGAGGCTGTTGATAAAAGTTTGAAAGATGTAATGCGCGTTGTGAACGAGAGAAATGCCAAACTACCGTTTGGAGGTAAGGTGGTAGTATTCGGGGCAGATTTTCGTCAAACTCTACCAGTTGTCTCCAAAGGAAGTAGAGCAGACGTTGTGCGTGTATCTctttgttcatcatatttgtggCCTTCCTGCAAG GTGCTTAGACTCACAAAGAATATTCGTTTTCAAGTTGGAAGGACAAGCGACAATGTTGACGATATAAGGATATTCTCAGAGTGGATCTTGGAAATTGGAGATGGTTTAGCGGGCGGTGAAAATGACGGGAAAGTCGATCTACAATTCCCAGACGACTTACTCATTCAACATGTGGCAGATCTGATTGCATCAATAGTAAATGTCACGTATCCAGATCTACAAAACCAGTTGTGGAACCCAGATTACCTCCAAGAAAGGGCAATCCTCGCCCCTACTCACGAGATAGTTGAAGCGGTAAATGACTACGTGTTGTCGAAAATCGATGAGGATGAGGTTATATATCTAAGCTCCGATGAAGTTTCTAACAATGATAGAGGCATGGGTGACCCTGACCTTCATTCTACTAAATACCTCAATAGTATCAAATGTTCCGGACTCCCGAATCATCAATTGAAGTTGAAGGTCGGTGTTATGGTGATGCTTCTCAGGAACATTGATCAATCACGCGGTTTGTGTAATGGAACACGGTTAATTGTGACTAATTAA